Within the Borrelia miyamotoi genome, the region CAATAATGATGCCCCACAAGCCCATGATGAGATAACTTCCCATTTTTGTAAGATCTGTATTTGTTGTGTATCCATAAAAAGACATTGCAAGAAAAGTTACAGAAGTGATTCCAAATGTGTAAAATATTGAACCTTGGGTGTATATCATAAACACAGAAGATAGTGTTACTCCTGATAAAGCTGAGTATCCTAAAAAAAGTGCTGTTGCTGTGCTACTTGATATTTTTTCTATTGCTCCGCTTATTGCATACACAAGTCCAAACTGTACAAGTATCATTGTTATATACAACATTGGATTTGCAAATATTATAGCTCTCATTGTTGCATTTTCAGATGTTGTATATGCAAATACTGCAGATATTAAAAGACCAACTGCCATTAATCCAAAAACTTGAGCCAGAAATTTATTTTTTATCCTTATTTCTTGTTTGACTTGACTTAATTCAAACATAATGATCCCTCCTATTTATTTTGTTCATTAAATTTTTTACATAATTCAGCAAATATGGCACTTGGAACTTTGCCATATCTTAAAAATTCCATTGAAAACTCGGCTTTTCCTTGTGTGGACGATCTTAGAACCGTTGAAAATCCAAACATCTCGCTTAATGGAACCTCGGCTTCAACTTTTGAGAAACTTCCCTCTTCAGTAGAGCCTAAAATTATTCCTCTTCTTTGGTTTAAAAGTCCAAACATATTTCCTTGAAATTCGGTTGGACCTTCAAGAGTTACTCTCATTATTGGTTCTAGTATTGTAGGTTTTGCTTTATTGTAAGCTTCTCTGAATGCTCCAATTGCTGCAAGTTGGAAGGCAATGTCTGATGAGTCAACAATATGGTATTGCCCATCATTAATTGTAATTTTGATTCCTGTAATTGGGAAACCAATTAAAGTTCCCTTTTCCATAGCTTTTTGGAATCCCTTGTCACATGATGGAATGTATTCTGTTGGAATTACTCCACCTTTTATAAGATTGACAAATTCATAAGTTTGCTCTTCTGTATCAAGTGGTTCCATAAATCCAGCAACTCTTCCAAATTGACCTGCACCTCCTGATTGCTTTTTATGAGTATAATTAAATTCTGCTTTATCTGTAATGGTTTCTCTGTATGCTACTTGAGGTATTCCTGTTTCAACCTCTGCCTTAAACTCTCTCCTCATTCTTTCAATGTAAACTTCTAAGTGTAATTCACCCATGCCTTGTATTATTGTTTCTTTTGATTCAGCATCTACATAAGTTTTAAATGTAGGATCTTCTTTTGTAAATCTTCCAAGAGCTTTTGCCATATTATCAGCTGATTTTTTATCCTTAGGCTTTATTGATAAAGATATTACTGGTTCTGGAATATACATTGATGTCATTGAATAATTAATTGAAGGATCACAGAATGTATCACCTGAGGCGCATTCTATTCCAAATAATGCAACAATATCTCCACTGCATCCAAATTCAATGTCTTCAGTATTATTGGCATGCATTCTAATAAGTCTTCCAACTTTGAACTTTTTAGAAGTTCTTGAATTTATTAGTTCTTGTCCTTTTTTTAATACTCCTTGGTATATTCTTACATAAGTTAATTGTCCGTATTGTCCATCTTCCAATTTAAAGGCTAGAGCTACAGTTGGTAGGTTATCATCAATTTTAAGTTCAATTTCTTTTTCATTTGCGTTTAGGTCGAGTGCCACGTTTTTAACATCATAAGGACAAGGCAAAAATCTAGTTACAGCATTAAGCAGAAGCTGGACACCTTTGTTTTTATAAGCTGAACCCATGAATACAGGACAAAGTTTTAAAGCCAAAGTACCTGTTCTAACAGCATTGTATATTGTTTCTGTAGACACATCTTGTCCTTCTAGGTGAAGTTCCATAAGCTCATCGTTAAAGTCGGATAAGGCATCAAGCATTATTTTTCGCTTTTCTTTAGCTTCATTGAGTAGCTCAGCAGGAATTTCTTTTTCTATAATTTCTGTTCCATCTTTGCCTTCAAAATAGTAGGCTTTCATTAAAACAAGATCGACAACTCCCATATGCTTGTCTTCAAGTCCGATTGGAATTTGCATTAAAATTGAGTTTAAATCAAGCTTGTCTCTAAGCTGATCTTTTACATTATTAGGATTTGCTCCAGTTTTGTCACATTTATTTATGAAAGCAAGGCGTGGTACATTATATCTTTTTAATTGTCTATCGACTGTAATTGATTGAGATTGTACTCCTGCAACAGAATCAAGAACAAGTATTGCTCCATCTAGAACTCTAAGTGAACGTTCAACTTCGATTGTGAAGTCAACGTGGCCTGGAGTGTCAATAATGTTGATCGGATGGTTTTTCCATTCAACATGAGTTGCAGCCGATGCGATTGTAATGCCTCGTTCTCTTTCAAGTTCCATTGAATCCATTGTTGCCCCAACTCCATCTTTACCTTTTACTTCATGAATAGCATGAATTTTGTTACAATAAAAAAGAATACGTTCTGTAAGTGTGGTTTTTCCTGAATCAATGTGGGCACTAATGCCTATGTTTCGCAATTTTTGATAGTCCATGGACTACTTTTCCTCCTGAGTATATATTAATTAGAACACTACTTATCCTGGACATTCTACATTATTTTTTAAAAAAAGTCCATTTTGAAATTGTTTTAATTGGTTTGACTTAAAAGAATTGTATTTTCTAAAAGGTAATCTTAATATATTTTAATGGCTTTTAGTATAAGAATTTACGTGTCTTTAGTTAAAATCATCTTAGTGGTTGTAATAAATTGTAAAAAAGAGATTAAGAAAAGATATTTTTTATCAAAAAACTCAATTATTTTTTGATTTAATCTTGTGGTTGATGATTTAGTTATTTACAGATTTACTTGACTAAATTTTATTAGCAGTATACAATTAGTTATAAGGAATATATCATTTAGTAAATTTTGATTTTATTGATTAAAAATGCTTAACATTTAATGAATTTACTCTTTCTTTACTTTATATTTTATACTCCTAAGAATAATCATTGGAGGGTATAAGTTTGAATACTTTAACAATATCTCATGAATTGAGCAAAATACATCAAGTGGATTATGATTCTGCTTTGTCTGAACTTTCTGTATTTTTTAAGGACGGAAGAGCTTATAAATATTTTAAGATTGAGCCAAGACATTTTAGTATGATATCTAAGCTTGTGCAAGAGAGAAAATCAGTTGGTAAATATTTGACAGAACATATATTTAACAAGTATGATCAAGAGAAACTTTAGTTTTAGTCATTGAATTAGTAATGAAAGAAGGACTTCCTTGTTTGGTAAGTCCTTCTGTTTGTTTTGAGTTAATTAAATGCAATTTTAAAGGAGGCTTTGTATTGATTTTTTTTGTAATAAAAATTATAATCTTCTTAAATTTAAATTTGAGAAAGGTTGAGAAAACATGAAAAAATCATTAATATCTATAATGTTTTTTTTAGTCTTCAATGTGTCTTATTCTAAAGTTTTTTATTTTTCAGCAGGTTTTAATACTCAAGTTAGCCTTGAATCGTTTTTTTTATTTAATAAAAAGACCGGTACGGTTTTGGATAAGTTGATGAGTGTTGAATTTTTATCTATCTTGGATCTTTATAAGAATAAATTTTTTAATATTTCTCGTTCATTTGTTTATAATTCATTTGATTTCAGTGCTGCTAGTAAAGCAAGTGCAGTTGCTCTTATGAAATTACATTTTGAGGATCCTGAATATTTTAGTTCAAGACTATCTGGTATAAATTCATCTGAGGTGACTAATTCGCTAAAATCAATTCAGAAATTACTAAATTTAGATTCACACAATGATATTGGTGTTAAGAAAGAACGTTTATCGAAATTATTTAAGGAAATAAAGAGCAACTCTTTATTTCAAATTTTAGATGCAGATGGATTGGGGGTGAGTAAAGTTTTAACTCCTTTCGAGAAAGCAATGACGAATTTTATTGAGATAGAGGAATGGTTATTTGATGGATTAAAAGAATTTGGAATTAATGATAAAAAGGACTTTTTGAAATTTCATTCTGAAATTTCAACTCCAGGCACTATTTTAAATGATGCTTTGAGAAAAAAATTGTCACCTTTGTTTAGCACTGGTGTTCAAGGGTATTTTCAAGTTGGTCTTCCTATTGCTAGCAGTGATTTTTATTATGGATTTGAGCTTGGATTTGGTATAAATCTTGGGCGGAGCATTTTGAAGGATGTGGGCGCTTTAAAAGATTTATCTTCTCCTGTTAGTTTTGGTGTAGGAATGATACCAAGATTCTTTGTTAAATATGATATTTATTATTTAGCGGCTACTTTATTTACAGGTTTTGGTGATAAATCTTTAGTTGCAGATCCTGTTTATGTAGGAAATTTAGCTGGTAATAGCAAAATAACTAATCCTTTTAATGTTATTGAGACAGGCTTAAGATTTAGACTAGCATTCCTTAATTTAGAATCATCAGTATTATTTTCTGTTAGTGATTTTAAATATAGAGACTTAAGGGTTGGACTTGGGTTTGAGGTACCAATAATTTTGTAAGCATTGATATTGTTTTAATGTTTTGTTTGTATTTGTAATACTTTATCTAAAGTGTATTTAGGTTTTATTTTAATGTGTAAGAGGTTATTTTTTTATTTTTTTTTTATTTGTTGTCATCTTGTAGCTCTCTTTCTAAAGAATATCAAGCTATCTCAGATGAATATTATAAGCTTGCCAAATTAAATGATGATCTTGGTAATAATGAGACTTCAGTTGCACTTTATGAACAAGCTATTAAATTTAATTCTAATGTGGATGATGCATCTAGTTATAATTTTGTTTTGGCTTATATCAATTTAAAGAGGTATGAGGAAGCTGAGTTAAAACTTGAATCTTTATTGGAAAAGGATCCTGACAATGTTTTATTGGTTAATTTAAAAGCTTATTTATTATTTAAAAAAGATAATTTGGACGAGGCTTTAAAATTTTATTTAAAGAATTTGGAAGTGGTGCCTGCTAATCAAGAAGCGTTATTTAATGTTTTTTATATTTATCATTTAAAGAATGACATAGAAAATGCAAAAAAATATATTTTGAAATATAAAGAATTAAATTATTCAGTACCTGCTAGTGCAAATGAAATAGTTTCATCTATTTTGGAAGGTTAAAGTATTAAATTATAATTTTATGCTATAATAACTCAAAATATTTTATTCCATCAGTTGATTTTTCAGATTAATTTTAGTATTTTAGGGAGGGCTTGATATTAGACTAAGAGTTTTGTTTTTAAGTTTATTGCTATTTATTACAAGCAATGCTTTCTCAAATATTGATTTTGAATTTAATTTAGGGCTTGGCTTTGATTTCCCAGTTAGCATTATTTCAAATTTATATGATACAGCTTTGTATATAGGTGAAAAACTCTATGATGATTTATCTGATTCAGATAAAGAGGTTGTCTCTCATCGTGTTGCTGATATTGCTAACATTTCTAATAGTGGTTTAACTTATGGGGTATATGCTCAAACGGGAGGAAGATTTGCAGATTTTATTTCATTTGGTTTGGAACTTGGAGTTGATTTTAATTTATTTAGGATAATCAAAAGCAGGGGAAGATTGAGTAAGGTTATTTCATTAATTGCAGCTATTAAGTCTAGGTTTTATGCAAGATTAGACTTCTTTATTGGAGCTGTTTTAATATTTACTGGACCTAGAACTAATATGGTTTTTGCTGATAAGGGGTCCATTTGTAGTGAATTTGGAGTGTTTGGTTGGGATCTTGGTGCAAGAGCTACATTTTCTTTTTTGATGCTTGAGGGATATTATAGTTGGAATATTAAGAATAATAGATTTTCTGATTTAAAGCTTGGTGTAGGATTTGAGTTTGGAATTATTTAAATAAATAACAAGTGGCTTGATAATCTAAATTTTTGCATTACTTTTAGATTGATTGCATTATCTAATTTATAAATTTACTTATATTTAAGGTTTTAACTTTGTAAATCTTTCTTAGATTTGTGTGAATTTTATTTATATTAATGTACAATAAGATAAAGGTTTTCTGTTTAAAGTAGGGAGTTTTAAAGTTGAGTTTGCTTATTAAAAAGTCGTTAGGGATTATTGCCTGTCCTGGTGGTAGAGTATTTGCAGATAAAATAATGGAAGAACTTAGAAAAATATTTTTAGATGCTGAGAGTAGAGTTATTGGAAAAATTTCACAAACTACTAATTCTTTAAAAGAAGATGTTTTGAAGCCTGAGGGAAATTTATCTCATTTATTAGAAGGATTTGAATTTTCTGACTTAAGTTTTGACGAGACTATGGAAATTCCTGTAAACTTTGTTAAATTTGCTAATGGTGAATTTAAGGCAGAAATTTTAGAAACCATAAGAAATAAAGATATTTTTATTGTGCAAGATGTTTCTAATACTTATCCAGTTTATGTAAATAATAATGAAAAAGTAATAATGACAATTAATGATCATTTGATGAATTTGATGACTACCGTAGATGCTTGCATACAGGCTAAAGCTCATTCTGTTAGTGTTATTGTACCTTCTTATCCTTACTCTAGACAGGATAAGAAACATTCAAGAGAAGGATTAACAGCAAGCCTTTTTGGAAGATTTTTAGAGGAGTTGGGAGTTAAACACATTTTGACACTAGACATTCATTCAAAAGCGATTGAAAATGTTTTTAGAAAAACATATTTTGAAAATTTAAATGCATCTTATGAGATTTTTTGTGCTTTAGCTGAACTGATAGATATTAAAGATTCAAATTTAGTAGTTGTTTCTCCTGATACTGGAGCTGTTAATAGAAATAAGTTTTTTGCATCTAGTCTTAAGAGGCCATTAGCTTTGCTTTATAAAGAAAGAGATTATTCAAAAATAGCGCATAATGTTAACGATTCTAATATTTCTGTTACTAAGCTTTTGGGGGATGTTGAAGGTAAGAATGTTTTTATGAGTGATGATATTTTAGCTACTGGTGGAACTTTTATTAAGGCTGTGAAATTGCTGAAAGGGATGGGGGCTAAGAAGATTATATGTGCCATAAGTTTACCATTTTTTAATGGAGATGCGATTAGGTATTTCGATAAGGCTTATGAGGAGGGCTATTTCTATAAAATAATTGGGACAAATGCTGTTTATCATGATGATAGACTTATCAGTAAATCTTGGTATTATGAATCTAATGTTGCGCATCTTTTTGCCGGTGCAGTTCTTGCAATTCACAATAGAGTTAGTTTTCAAAAAATTCTTGATAGAAGTCATGATATTCAAGAGTTAATTTTTAAGAGTTAGTTTTATGAATGTACTCAGTATTGATATTGGTACTAGTACTTTGAAATCTGCTTTAGTTAATTCTCAACATGGGGTTTTAGACTCCCTTGATGTAAATTATTTTGATTATTTTAATGTTGATTTTGAAAATTTTGATTATAAAATATGGATTTTTGCTTTAAAAAAAGTAATTTCTAACTTTAAATATAAAAAAATAGATTGTATTTCTATTAGTGGCATTTCTCCATGTTTAATAGCTCTTGGTTCAGATTTGATTCCTTTAGAGGTTTTACATTGGAATTCTTCTAAGATGGTTGGTAATTTTAGAGGAAAATCAGCTTTTTTGCCTTTTGTGCTTAGCACGCTTGAGAGAGGAATTTATGATAAGGTTAGATATTTTGTATCTTGTTTTGAATACTTTATTTATTTATTCACAGGTAATCTGATTACAAGTTATCCAAGCTTATCTTATATTCCTTTTATTTGGAATGATCTTGAAATAAGGGCATATAATCTTGATAAAAATAAATTTCCTCCTTTCTTAAGGATGGGAAAAAGTGCTGGTCAGGTTACTAGTAGTGCTAGTATTGAGTTTGGAATTAAGAGTGGGATAGAGGTAATTAATGCTGGAATAGATTATTTAAGTGTACTTGTTGGAAGTGGCGCATTTTTTTCTGGAGTTGTATCGAATAGAACAGGTACAAGTGAAGGCTTTAATTTTGTTGCAGATGGATATTTACCGGGCTTTTCTTTGGCTTATCCTTATTTTTTAGACAATTTGTTTATTATTGGCAAGATAGTTCCTTCTGGATATTTATTACAATTATTTAAAGATAGATTTTTTAGAAATAAGAAGTCTTTTAAAGAATTTTTTGAAGAAATTGCTAAAGCATATGCTATATGTGATGTTTATTTTTATTTAAACAAAATAGAGCTTTTTTCTGACCATATTTTAATAGATTCACAGATACGAGATGATTTGAGTAAAGGTATTTTTGGAAAATTGGATAATCCTTTACAGATAGGGATTGC harbors:
- a CDS encoding Bax inhibitor-1/YccA family protein, encoding MFELSQVKQEIRIKNKFLAQVFGLMAVGLLISAVFAYTTSENATMRAIIFANPMLYITMILVQFGLVYAISGAIEKISSSTATALFLGYSALSGVTLSSVFMIYTQGSIFYTFGITSVTFLAMSFYGYTTNTDLTKMGSYLIMGLWGIIIASIFNIFLRSSGLNFLISIIGVILFTGLTAYDVQNISKMNRMLEDDTEIKNRMVIVASLKLYLDFINLFLYLLRFLGQRRD
- the fusA gene encoding elongation factor G — protein: MDYQKLRNIGISAHIDSGKTTLTERILFYCNKIHAIHEVKGKDGVGATMDSMELERERGITIASAATHVEWKNHPINIIDTPGHVDFTIEVERSLRVLDGAILVLDSVAGVQSQSITVDRQLKRYNVPRLAFINKCDKTGANPNNVKDQLRDKLDLNSILMQIPIGLEDKHMGVVDLVLMKAYYFEGKDGTEIIEKEIPAELLNEAKEKRKIMLDALSDFNDELMELHLEGQDVSTETIYNAVRTGTLALKLCPVFMGSAYKNKGVQLLLNAVTRFLPCPYDVKNVALDLNANEKEIELKIDDNLPTVALAFKLEDGQYGQLTYVRIYQGVLKKGQELINSRTSKKFKVGRLIRMHANNTEDIEFGCSGDIVALFGIECASGDTFCDPSINYSMTSMYIPEPVISLSIKPKDKKSADNMAKALGRFTKEDPTFKTYVDAESKETIIQGMGELHLEVYIERMRREFKAEVETGIPQVAYRETITDKAEFNYTHKKQSGGAGQFGRVAGFMEPLDTEEQTYEFVNLIKGGVIPTEYIPSCDKGFQKAMEKGTLIGFPITGIKITINDGQYHIVDSSDIAFQLAAIGAFREAYNKAKPTILEPIMRVTLEGPTEFQGNMFGLLNQRRGIILGSTEEGSFSKVEAEVPLSEMFGFSTVLRSSTQGKAEFSMEFLRYGKVPSAIFAELCKKFNEQNK
- a CDS encoding KTSC domain-containing protein, producing MNTLTISHELSKIHQVDYDSALSELSVFFKDGRAYKYFKIEPRHFSMISKLVQERKSVGKYLTEHIFNKYDQEKL
- a CDS encoding tetratricopeptide repeat protein, with amino-acid sequence MSSCSSLSKEYQAISDEYYKLAKLNDDLGNNETSVALYEQAIKFNSNVDDASSYNFVLAYINLKRYEEAELKLESLLEKDPDNVLLVNLKAYLLFKKDNLDEALKFYLKNLEVVPANQEALFNVFYIYHLKNDIENAKKYILKYKELNYSVPASANEIVSSILEG
- a CDS encoding ribose-phosphate pyrophosphokinase; protein product: MSLLIKKSLGIIACPGGRVFADKIMEELRKIFLDAESRVIGKISQTTNSLKEDVLKPEGNLSHLLEGFEFSDLSFDETMEIPVNFVKFANGEFKAEILETIRNKDIFIVQDVSNTYPVYVNNNEKVIMTINDHLMNLMTTVDACIQAKAHSVSVIVPSYPYSRQDKKHSREGLTASLFGRFLEELGVKHILTLDIHSKAIENVFRKTYFENLNASYEIFCALAELIDIKDSNLVVVSPDTGAVNRNKFFASSLKRPLALLYKERDYSKIAHNVNDSNISVTKLLGDVEGKNVFMSDDILATGGTFIKAVKLLKGMGAKKIICAISLPFFNGDAIRYFDKAYEEGYFYKIIGTNAVYHDDRLISKSWYYESNVAHLFAGAVLAIHNRVSFQKILDRSHDIQELIFKS
- a CDS encoding FGGY-family carbohydrate kinase: MNVLSIDIGTSTLKSALVNSQHGVLDSLDVNYFDYFNVDFENFDYKIWIFALKKVISNFKYKKIDCISISGISPCLIALGSDLIPLEVLHWNSSKMVGNFRGKSAFLPFVLSTLERGIYDKVRYFVSCFEYFIYLFTGNLITSYPSLSYIPFIWNDLEIRAYNLDKNKFPPFLRMGKSAGQVTSSASIEFGIKSGIEVINAGIDYLSVLVGSGAFFSGVVSNRTGTSEGFNFVADGYLPGFSLAYPYFLDNLFIIGKIVPSGYLLQLFKDRFFRNKKSFKEFFEEIAKAYAICDVYFYLNKIELFSDHILIDSQIRDDLSKGIFGKLDNPLQIGIAILESSYFAFYNRILQLKSVKKDILDIFVSGSNSDNLFLNELKSNIIGRDLKVFEFKHSEIIGNAVLAFYYLREFDSLKKAFEKIAKFKQVIYFNASVHNIYLEKYNKYVSNFNLFVDS